Proteins co-encoded in one Propionispora hippei DSM 15287 genomic window:
- a CDS encoding mechanosensitive ion channel family protein — protein sequence MTEFFVNPDFLLETAHKLLRILAILVGAAVVLKISRSLIARFFIPPQGVKTFYLEEKRARTLYALTANILRYIIYFIAAIMLLQECSIDTTSLIAGAGVIGLALGVGAQSLIKDFISGFFIILEDQYSVGDYIVSDNMAGTVEEIGFRSTKLRDANGVLHFIPNGAITRISNYTRGHMQAVVNIPVAYEADLNQVVALLEEACAAVGAAMPEVVSGPKVVGIVEFRSTDMLLRLVAETVPLKQGAVETAIRHKVATLFQSAGVVMPPALLIKS from the coding sequence GTGACAGAGTTTTTTGTAAATCCTGATTTTTTGCTGGAGACGGCGCATAAACTGCTGCGGATTCTGGCCATTTTAGTGGGGGCGGCAGTGGTTTTGAAAATATCCCGTTCACTGATCGCGCGGTTTTTTATTCCACCCCAAGGTGTAAAAACCTTCTACTTGGAAGAGAAACGGGCCCGGACCTTATATGCCCTGACTGCCAACATTCTCCGCTATATCATATATTTCATCGCGGCCATTATGCTGCTGCAGGAATGCAGCATTGACACTACCTCGCTGATTGCCGGCGCCGGTGTGATCGGTTTGGCCCTTGGCGTAGGCGCCCAGAGCCTGATTAAGGATTTTATCAGCGGCTTCTTTATTATTCTGGAGGACCAGTATTCGGTTGGCGATTATATTGTCAGTGATAATATGGCCGGGACGGTGGAGGAGATCGGTTTCCGGTCCACCAAGCTGCGGGATGCCAATGGCGTGCTGCATTTTATCCCTAACGGCGCTATTACCCGGATCAGTAATTATACCCGGGGTCATATGCAGGCGGTAGTGAATATTCCTGTCGCTTACGAGGCCGACCTGAATCAGGTCGTGGCTTTGCTGGAGGAGGCTTGTGCCGCCGTTGGCGCTGCCATGCCGGAAGTGGTGAGTGGCCCCAAGGTGGTAGGTATCGTAGAATTTCGCAGCACTGATATGCTGCTGCGACTGGTGGCCGAGACGGTGCCGCTTAAGCAGGGGGCGGTGGAAACCGCTATCCGTCATAAAGTGGCCACTTTGTTTCAGTCGGCGGGCGTTGTCATGCCGCCGGCGCTGTTAATAAAAAGCTAG
- a CDS encoding ABC transporter ATP-binding protein, producing MTLLKASNLSKVFGGLRAVSNFDVEINDGELIGLIGPNGAGKTTAFNLLTGVYEPTDGEITFDGKSVVGLKPYQITQRGIARTFQNIRLFSNLSVLDNVKIAYHFHVKYGLAESVLRVGRYHNEEKEIEEKATRFLEIFKLADKKDEIAKNLPYGEQRRLEIARALAAQPKLLLLDEPAAGMNPQETHQLMEMIRWIRKEFNLTILLIEHDMSLVMNVCERIYVLDYGSIIAHGVPQEIKNNPKVIEAYLGEEVH from the coding sequence ATGACGCTGTTAAAGGCAAGTAATTTATCCAAGGTATTCGGCGGCTTGCGTGCCGTATCGAATTTTGATGTAGAAATCAATGACGGCGAATTGATTGGCTTAATCGGACCGAACGGCGCGGGTAAGACCACGGCGTTTAACCTCTTAACCGGTGTGTACGAACCGACCGATGGCGAAATTACCTTTGACGGGAAAAGTGTAGTCGGCTTGAAACCATATCAGATCACGCAGCGCGGGATTGCCCGGACTTTCCAGAATATCCGTCTTTTTTCCAATCTGTCGGTGCTGGACAATGTAAAAATCGCCTATCATTTTCATGTCAAGTATGGCTTGGCCGAATCGGTGCTCCGGGTTGGCCGCTATCACAATGAAGAAAAGGAAATTGAGGAAAAGGCCACTCGCTTTCTTGAAATCTTTAAGCTGGCCGATAAGAAGGATGAAATCGCCAAGAATCTTCCCTATGGCGAACAGCGACGGCTGGAGATTGCCCGTGCGCTGGCCGCTCAGCCCAAGCTGCTGCTGCTGGACGAGCCGGCAGCGGGGATGAATCCGCAGGAAACGCATCAATTGATGGAGATGATCCGTTGGATTCGCAAAGAGTTCAATTTGACCATCTTGCTGATTGAGCATGATATGAGTCTGGTCATGAATGTCTGTGAACGGATTTATGTACTGGATTACGGCAGCATTATTGCGCACGGCGTGCCGCAGGAGATCAAGAACAATCCGAAGGTTATTGAAGCTTATCTTGGGGAGGAAGTGCACTAA
- a CDS encoding CBS domain-containing protein, which yields MFVSNHMTPNPVTITSGTNIADAAHVMRKNKFRRLPVVDDGKLVGIITDRDLREVSPSAATSLSIYEINYLLAKMKVKDVMKKELVTVRADATVEEAALLMYNNKIGGIIVVDEAGAPVGIITETDIFKCFVDVMGLPQGKTRITLDMADKVGAVHEITAVFADLGINIGSMISHSLVEGKAEMVIRADIPDIAVLSARLQEKGYPVRHVVQIG from the coding sequence ATGTTTGTATCAAATCATATGACCCCGAATCCTGTAACAATCACTTCGGGCACGAATATCGCCGATGCCGCGCATGTTATGCGGAAAAACAAGTTCCGTCGCTTGCCGGTGGTGGATGACGGAAAACTGGTAGGGATTATCACCGACCGTGATTTACGGGAAGTTTCCCCGTCTGCCGCTACTTCCTTATCAATTTATGAGATCAACTATCTGCTGGCAAAAATGAAAGTAAAAGATGTCATGAAAAAAGAGTTGGTTACCGTGCGGGCTGACGCTACCGTGGAAGAGGCCGCTCTCCTAATGTACAACAACAAGATCGGCGGCATTATTGTGGTGGATGAGGCCGGTGCCCCGGTCGGAATTATTACGGAAACAGACATCTTTAAATGCTTTGTTGATGTCATGGGTCTGCCGCAGGGCAAGACCAGAATCACACTGGATATGGCCGACAAGGTAGGCGCCGTCCATGAGATTACGGCTGTATTTGCCGACTTGGGAATTAATATCGGCAGTATGATTAGCCATAGTCTAGTGGAAGGCAAGGCTGAAATGGTCATTCGGGCGGACATTCCGGATATTGCCGTACTCTCGGCACGGCTGCAGGAAAAGGGTTATCCTGTCCGGCATGTAGTCCAGATTGGCTGA
- a CDS encoding ABC transporter ATP-binding protein, translated as MLTVDNINVYYGAIHALKGISVEVTEGEIVTLIGANGAGKSTILRTISGLLKPKSGKIVFEGKEIGGMAAQNIVSLGISQVPEGRRVFANMSVMENLELGAYIRSDKKEIQQDLNKIFERFPRLAERRSQLAGTLSGGEQQMLAMGRALMSRPRLLLLDEPSMGLAPLLVKEIFSIVQEINSTGTTVLLVEQNAHMALSIAHKAYVLETGRITLSGSAKELAASEDVKRAYLGG; from the coding sequence ATGCTGACAGTTGATAATATTAATGTATATTATGGTGCCATTCACGCCCTCAAGGGAATCAGCGTGGAAGTAACGGAAGGCGAGATTGTCACCCTGATCGGTGCCAATGGCGCCGGAAAAAGTACCATCTTGCGTACCATTTCCGGTTTGCTCAAGCCCAAAAGCGGCAAAATAGTTTTTGAAGGCAAGGAAATCGGTGGTATGGCAGCGCAAAACATCGTTTCGTTGGGCATTTCCCAGGTGCCGGAAGGCCGCCGGGTATTTGCCAATATGAGTGTTATGGAAAACCTGGAGCTGGGTGCCTATATCCGCAGCGATAAGAAGGAAATCCAGCAGGATTTGAATAAAATTTTTGAACGTTTCCCCCGTTTGGCTGAACGCCGTTCGCAGTTGGCCGGTACGCTAAGCGGCGGTGAACAGCAGATGCTGGCCATGGGGCGCGCCCTGATGAGCCGGCCGCGTCTTTTACTCTTGGATGAGCCTTCCATGGGGCTGGCGCCGCTTCTGGTAAAAGAGATATTTTCTATTGTCCAGGAGATCAACTCTACAGGAACTACGGTGCTCCTTGTCGAACAGAATGCACATATGGCATTATCCATTGCCCACAAAGCATATGTATTGGAAACGGGCCGTATTACTTTATCGGGATCAGCCAAGGAATTGGCAGCCAGCGAGGATGTCAAAAGGGCTTATCTCGGTGGATGA
- a CDS encoding DUF951 domain-containing protein: MERIQYKIGDIVKMKKQHPCGSDRWEITRTGIDFGIKCLGCGRWVMVPRPKFEKAVKTIVGRTDDPAEH; encoded by the coding sequence ATGGAGCGGATACAGTATAAGATCGGCGACATTGTTAAAATGAAAAAACAGCATCCCTGCGGTTCGGACCGCTGGGAAATTACCCGGACCGGCATTGACTTCGGCATCAAATGCCTGGGCTGCGGCCGCTGGGTAATGGTTCCCCGGCCGAAATTTGAGAAAGCCGTCAAAACCATTGTGGGACGGACCGACGACCCGGCGGAGCATTAG
- a CDS encoding cation diffusion facilitator family transporter, with product MQESHPEGNLKSRTALLSILSNSLLVVLKLAVGLITGTVSIVSEAAHSAVDLIASLVAYVAVRKSDQPPDKNHAYGHGKFENLSGAVEALLIIGAALWIVYEAVDKFYSHNKPEHLEYGILLMVISIALNYWVSGRLLTVARQTESQALEADALHLRADIWTSVGVLIGLVLIKATGLSWLDPLIALSVAGIVFKAGYDMTKKSVHELTDIALPAEEEAIISEIVNRHEEVISFHRLRTRRSGSYRLIDMHLILYKEMHLDKAHAVCDQLEREIEERLGLCDVVIHIEPCDYHDGFGSCPLPPADEEKGH from the coding sequence TTGCAGGAGAGTCATCCGGAGGGAAATCTAAAAAGCAGGACGGCGTTGTTATCCATTCTGTCCAACTCGCTGCTGGTGGTTTTGAAACTGGCGGTAGGTTTGATTACCGGTACGGTGAGCATTGTTTCCGAGGCAGCCCATTCTGCGGTTGATTTAATCGCGTCCCTGGTTGCCTATGTGGCGGTCCGAAAATCCGATCAGCCGCCGGATAAAAATCATGCCTATGGCCACGGCAAGTTCGAGAACCTGTCCGGCGCCGTGGAAGCGTTGCTAATCATCGGCGCCGCCTTGTGGATTGTTTATGAGGCGGTCGATAAATTTTACTCCCACAACAAACCGGAGCATTTGGAATACGGCATTTTGCTTATGGTTATTTCTATCGCGCTTAACTACTGGGTTTCCGGCCGGCTGCTGACCGTGGCCCGCCAGACCGAATCCCAGGCGCTGGAGGCCGACGCCTTGCATCTGCGGGCCGATATCTGGACCTCGGTCGGTGTGCTGATCGGTCTGGTTTTGATCAAAGCGACGGGACTGAGCTGGCTTGACCCGCTAATTGCTCTTTCGGTGGCCGGCATTGTTTTTAAAGCCGGTTACGATATGACCAAAAAAAGTGTCCATGAGCTTACTGATATTGCGTTGCCAGCGGAAGAGGAGGCGATTATCAGCGAAATTGTTAATCGTCATGAGGAGGTTATCTCCTTTCACCGGCTCCGGACGCGGCGGTCAGGCAGCTACCGGCTGATTGACATGCACCTGATTTTATACAAGGAGATGCACCTGGATAAGGCCCATGCCGTATGCGACCAATTGGAACGGGAAATCGAGGAACGGCTTGGACTCTGTGATGTGGTCATTCATATTGAACCTTGCGATTATCATGACGGCTTTGGCAGTTGTCCTTTGCCGCCGGCAGACGAAGAAAAAGGGCATTGA